atccccgtatccgcacccgtatcacacccgcacccgtgtgacataggttaaaacttaaaactaaaaatttttcacTAGAACACTATAAATTTTTGTTGTGCCGTAAACCACCATAATGGTCCAATGGCAACTGTTTTTCAAtgagatttttaattttcagccATCCAGCATATTTGAAatcttatattatatatatatatatatatatatatatatatatatatatatgctacaATATCATTCTCGGGTTTTTATCGGAGAGGTTTTTTCTACGTATTtatcggcaaagttgtttttttggggGAAAATCTCAGAGTgttttaaaaagataaaaaaacaaaatgtttggTAAAAATACAACAAAcgaaaaactaataagtattgtattgcatttaggaggttatgttaaatacataaaacaagaggaaataaacaattaaacaaaagttgaaaaaaattaaaacggaaaatgaaataaaaaataaatgaaaaatcatgaaaaatcaCGATAGCATAATTTTTAacgattttttcaatatatcgCCATATTTTCccgttttcattattttttcgttaatatcacgatatttttggatatatatatatatgtatatatatatattaattttttcagaATGTATAAAAtacaagaacaaaaggaaaagtgaaattTGATATCTAGACCAGGTTCTGCTTTCTATCGCAGATTGTCTTAAAATCCTTGTAGAATGATGAATGTAATTCGAATATCAGATTTTCATGAACTTTCTTTCGTTTACGTTACACATCCATTCACCCGGTTGGATTTGTTAAAAACAACCTAAAATGTGCAAGATGGCTGGCCAACTGCTTGGAATCAGATATCACATATAGTGGATGGCAgaattattctctctctctctcactcactctctctctctcttcaagtGATTGGTGCTCTGGCTCATGCATGAGATCCTTTGGTACTGTTCTCATCATCTGCCTTTTTTAGAAGTTCCAGCTATTCTGCTGCTGTCGCTTTGCATTTTGGAGCACCTAGGTTTTTGTTGTGCTTTTGATCGCTTCATTTGTTAAGGACTATGTTGTTTTCCTGGCGTAGTACCTGGGGCCCTCTCTCTACTTTGAGATTGCAGATTGGTTTGCTGTTGATGTTTCTgtatgttttaacttttatctACTTTTGGGttgttttatttgatgttttgatctCTGAGGTTACGTTTTGGGCTTGTTGGTCTTAGATTTCTTCCGATCATTTTGATCGGAACATTGTATTTCCTTCCAACTTCTTATTGGTAGTGTGTTCTGATTTGTGATGTTGAGattatctctctctatctctctctctctctctgtatatatacatagatacatacatatatataaatatacatacatataggaATCAAAATCAGCCAGCTACCTCTGTGGCCAGatggtgtttcttttttatttagtgTCACAAAAGGTGCATTTGCGATGGTCAGTTACTTCGCCATAGTTTTTAGCTACGGAATGGACCTTTTGTGATGGCTTCagtgacacaaaataaaaagaacaaccATCGGGACATAAACATAGCCGGTTGACTTCTGAAGTCAGATATTCTTAGCACATAGACCAGTATGATATGcaagattgaaaagaaaaaatttcacttgaCATTGTTTCTAACAACTTCAAGTATAACATCTAGAAGTTGATATTTGAATTACAATCTTTTCATAGACAATCAGTTGCCACATCAAATTATCCTGTCAGTATCTGCCCATGGTTTAGAATGAAAGGCTTgcgttcacttttttttctctaacaATTTATATTTTGCCTTCAACATAAATTCACTGGTCAAATCACCTTCCTTATTATTATTTGTCACTGTTCTGTTTAAagttttcatcaatttcatgaaCTTCGAACAGCCAGCGTAGTTATTCATGTTTGCATATTGGGAATCATAGATGACAGCATGTTATCATATGGTGAACTAAACAAGTAATTGTTCTTCAATCTAGATTATGCTGAAACTACAGAAGAGAATATACATGGCAGTTAACTAATTATGGACCTGCTACACATGGGAAGCTGGGAGAAACAAGTCCGATCCTAATACTGTCTGTTCATGATATCAAGGATCCAGAAACAATGCAAGACAAacataaatttaatatataaagaACATCGAGGATTTGAGTGCAATTTCAAGTGACATTAAATGGTAAAGCACTAAATACAAAACGGAGAAAATCTGAATGGACCAAGTGATGGAAAATATGCAGTAAATATTGGACGTGCAAGCATAAACCAATAGCTTTTAGAAGAGCAACATcctaaaagaaagtgaaaagcTTGACAGATGAATCAACTTACTGTCGATATAGCTGCATGAGTAATTTGGATTACATCAATGACAGCGACTACAAGCCCATCTGTCACAAAGAAAGCAACCAAAATGTGGGGAGATGATTCTGAGATAATGCATGTCataagatgaaaaagtttagtCAAGTTACCTCTGTCTACCACTGGAAGATGTAAAAATTTCCCATCATGCATGACATGTAGAGCATCAACAATTGGTGTGTCAACTGTGGCACATTCGGGATTTGGGGTCATGACCTATCATCAGTTTTCCAAACATTGAAGATTAGAAAGCAGAAAAGGAAAGTGAAAGACACAAGACGATACACAGAGAAACAAGTTGCTGTAATGCACTGAAGTAGTTGATGGCCTAAAACGTTGTGACTATCGAAACTAATCTAAGAAGTAAGAAGTTATCTATGTTCTATACTACAGCTTGGTCAAACTGAACTATGGCAGCCTAAGAATGGAAAGGGTAATTACATCATAAACTATATGTCTCAAACCAGTACAAAAATTCAATGTTTTCTACTATCAATATTGTTGAAACGTGTTAGATGGTtctcgggaccgggtctggatccatacctgatccatcttgtagcccttgttaGGCCTTACTTAaggattgtaaccctaatcttgagagagttaatgaaatcttaagagagagggagtctggttgctagtgggcaccagttcctcctcatctgtggttttttccctcttgttgagggtttttccacattacatcgtgttcatcgtattctttttccctatattttgtgtttctacatggtatcagagccgacgagtttgggaaattttttggggttgtgaagttccaaccctaatctCTCTATCATTCACTACTGCTCCCGCTGCTgccgccgccaccaccgccgccgccgcccggCTGCATCGCTTGAGACCCTCTGCGTCGCCCGTGTCTGCCCTGCCCTCTACTCCGCCGCCGCCTGATCTCTTGCCTTATGCTGTTGTTTCTACCCCACGGCGTCGCCTCCCACGTTCTGCCCGAGATCGCTACTTCCGCTGCTGCTGTTTGCAGTCGCTGGACTGCCTTGGTGACACTCGCAGAAGCTCCCTGCCGCTGACCGCTGTCCCGCTGCCTTCATCTGCCATCGGTACTTCTTCCTGCTGCCGGTGTCCTGTACTGTCGCCGGTGCCCTTGCTGCCGCTGCCGTCGGTACTTCATCTGTCGTCGGTACTTCTTTCCCCTTGCTGTCACCCAGGCTCCCTGTTTGGTGCTCCTTCTGTTGTTGTCCTTGTTCTCTTTGCAGGGTTGGTCTGTTGTCATGGCAACGTCTTCCTCGTCGACCGTCAACACTGATCAAACTGAAATCGGGGcttatagaactgagaatgttctcGTTCAGGTCACTACTATTCgccttaccaaggagaactaccACCCGTGGTCGgccgctatgactatggggattgctggccgcgATCGGATTGCCTATATCAATGGAAGGAAACCTGAACCGGCAGAGACAAGTGGTGTGtgggacacttggtttcttgaggataatcaagtaaaaacttggattgtcaactctgtttCCGTTGATATCCAACCCCTTAttcttcggaagaagactgctagagacatgtgggtgattttggagaaaatgtatggccagaagaaaaAGGCTATCCGGACTTACCAACTAATGAAGACTGTCTATGAGCTTCGGCAAGGGAACTTATCTATAGCAGattactatggggctttgaaagtcaagtgggaggatcttgactattATTCTGATGTTACTTGGCactgtccccaagatcaggcacTTTATGTAGCTAAAGAGTGGGAAAAtagggtgttcctctttttagctggtttgaatgatgagtttgaaggtgttagaagccagattctgaattcaggagaAGTGTcgagtattgaagatgtgtattctcgtgttgaagctgaagaacagagaaggctggttACAACTGGGGGAAAGAGGGATCTCATGTCATATAATGAGAGATCTGCTCTTGTTAGTCGTGGTCCTGGAGGCACTACTAGATCTCTTCGTAGATGTACTCAttgcaagaagactggtcatacTGTTGATTtctgctgggatcttcatccagagaaaAAGGGTAACAAAGGGAGGTCTTCTAATGGGAAGCCGACTGTGTCTGAGGAAACAAAATCTAGTGGAGGAAaggtctccatttctgctgaacaGCTTCGTGAACTGAGGGCTTATTTGGGTCGGATCGATGTCAATCAGGTCGAGGCATCAGATGAGACAAAGGCTAATCAAGCTCTTGCCATTGTAGGGGATAAAGGTAACTCTtgtgtgggggaatggattgtagACAatggtgctactcaccacatgacgggtaaccctaaattgtttcatgagtataagttgtcttCTGGAAAGGAACGAGTATCTCTCGTAGATGGTTCTTCTACCTCTGTGGCAGGAGAAGAgagtctgtccttgttggacaagtTTCATGTGTGAGGAGTCCCTCAACTTctcttaaatctcttgtcagttagtaaacttactaaagagttgaattgtgaactcattttttctgcaaatcgttgtgttttgcaggacttggcgacagggaagaggattgggattggtttggcgtctgatggcttatatcgtcttcccatacgcgTGGCCACGGCTCTTATGACAGCGATCAACAAGACAGAAAagcgaagagaagattgtcttcagtccttcttgtattggcatgaatgccttgggcatttaccttttggcattttgaaacagttgtttcccgATTTGTGTTCCACTCTCAActtgtctttgatttcttgtgatgtatgtcagtttgccaaacatgtgagggcttcgtatcctatttctactagttgtgttaatgaagttttttccttggttcactcggatgtgtgggggccttcgggaattcatacccgtcaaggttttcaatattttataacttttattgatgacttatctgtgtacttgttaaaagatcgcagtgaggtaCCTCATATCATAAAGACCTTCATTTTACTTGTGcaaactcaatatggtggaCCTGTTAAAACCTTTCGATCGGATAATGaccgtgagtatatgtgtcagtcagTTGAGAATTTCCTTCGAAAAAAGGGGATTGTTTATGAGACgtcttgtagttatactcccCCACAAAACGAGGTGGCTGAGAGGAAGAATAGCCAActccttaatgtcaccagagcccttttgtttcagaggaatcttcccaaacactattggggtgatgcagttcttactagtgcgtatctcatcaaccgcatgcccaatcgtgtgttgaatggtcggactccccATTCTTTACTTTTGGGAAGTCGTCAACCTTTTCTCTTCCCCCCTCGTGTttttggctgtgtgtgttttattcatgatcacagtcccaatgttaagaaacttgatccccggtctatcaagggtgtatttgttgggtattctcctactcagaAAGGGTATAGgtgtcttgatcctaccactggtcgagtttacgttacgagggatgttaccttcttggaacatgcctcttacttttgtgagaatcctcttcagggggagaagtctgtggttagggaagagtattctcagagtcaggagattcaatttacagattttttggattacaagaaaaaagaacctCCCACAGTTGTTGATGtggctgagaaggaggaagggtgtgacACCAGAACTGAGAAGGAAGGTCAtcgtttgtttggacaggtctactctaAACAAGGTGCTTGGACAGAGGAGGTAACTTATGGTGTGAGGTCTACTTTCAATCCCAATGTcattccttccctggatgaaccaagtcctaccttgaagactcaaaatggggttgaaaaagaaaatgaagaacttctCATTGctctgagaaagggtgtcaggtcatgtactcaacacccgattggtaattttgtatcttattctagacttagcaaggattacaagtgttttgtatcttctctttctttggctgtgattcccaggaccgttgttgaagctcaaagtgattccaagtgggctgatgctatgaaagaagaaatggaagccttgagaagaaacatgacatgggaagttgtgaagattctagaggcggctcacttggttggatccaagtgggtgtataccattaagtataaaccagatggaagtgttgaaagatacaaagctcgtcttgtggccaaggggtttagtcaaaaATATAGGATTGATTACTTAGAGACTTTTGCTCCaattgcgaaaatgaagacagttagagttattatgtccctagctgtgatgaaggagtggaggatgtaccaactcgatgttaagaATGTTTTCCTTAATGGtgatctcgaagaagaagtgtatatgtgtatgccctcaggatatgaagaaccagagaaatgttgtaagctgaaaaaggccttatatggcctcaagcagtcgcccagagcatggttcgaacgactcAGACGAgtgatgcaacatcatgggtacaatcaagggaatggaagccacactctatttgtgaagaaaaaaaagggcagggtcactcttttatttgtttatgtggatgacatgattgtcacaggagatgatgaggaggagttcatcaagttaaaagtgttactggctgttgaatttgatctcaaggatcttggcaaactgaggtattttcttggtattgagattgctagatctagtactggccttgtgctaaaccaaaggaaatacacattagatctgttggaggAGACTGGTAAACTGAGGTGTAGACCcgcttctaccccacttgatACTGGACACAAGTTAGAGATGGAGAGTTGctttgtgaagaagctaagggaagatatcgtctggttggaaagttgatttatctttaCCCTTACgagaccagatatcacttttgcggtgaatgtactgagtcaattcatgcatgcacctactgatgcacacctgaaggctgtggacagaatattgtgctatttgaagagaaattcTGGCAAAggactcttgtatgtgaaacaagagactgtagagaTCGATGGGTATTCCGATGCAGACTaggcaggttgtgctgatactagaCGGTCTACCACAAGgtattgtgtctacttgggaggaaattTTGTtgtctggaggagcaagagacaggatctgtgttctcgatctagtgctgaggcagagtatagagctattgctatgggagtgtcagagttactatggttaaaaatattgttgactgatatcgggatagagattgaaggacctatgaagatgtactgtgacaacaagtctgcaatcaacttagccaacaaccctgtacTACACGACAGaccaaagcatgttgagattgatcgtcacttctttcgtgaaaggattgatgctaaagagttagtcttaccttacatgaagtctgaagaccaaactgctgatgttctgacgaaagctctatctttgacttcgttcgagagaaatgtatccaagttgggcatgtttgatatgcatgcccaacttgagggagagtgttgaaaCGTGTTAGATGGTTCTCGGGACCGGATCTGGATCCATACCCaatccatcttgtagccctcGTTGGGCCTTACTTTaggattgtaaccctaatcttgagagagttaatgaaatcttaagagagagagagtctggttgctagtgggcaccagtttctcctcatccgtggttttttccctcttgttgagggtttttccatgGTACAgcgtgttcatcgtattcttttTCCCTATatttcgtgtttctacaaatATAAATGGTAATAGCTTCATAACTTGTGACGTGAAATACAAACCTACATATTCGTTATATCCCTATCACCATTACAAATAGTGATAACAGCCAAACCTTAATTTTCACAAAGAATACAAAAACGAGAATATAAAATGATAGAAAACCACTGAAGACGTTTTCCACTATCCCCTTCATTTGACCTTACTCATTTTATAACATAATGAGCCACAATTCTACCTAGACCAGTACTACCACTCGGTATTTGAACAGAAGAGTTGGGCACTTCAGCATACCCCTGATCCTTTTCTCCACCCTATGTTATCTGAGAAATGCCAATAACAACTCTAACTTCGATGTTCTAATTTTGCAACCTTTGATCACCATTCATATGATGAACATATTGATATTGCACAACTACATAAAAGTGCTATCCTATCTACCTGGATTTTTTACTCTGCACTCTAAACATGTCAAACTATAGCTACCAAGAAGCTAGATGAAGACCTCTTCAGCACCCATTCCCTTTCGAAGATGTCTTCTGAAGATATCTGCAAATTATTTCTCCATGTGCTTGTATATTGCTGGAATCCACAGATCTACAAGCCTCATATATTTTGTgtgattttcttatttcttcatTAGCTTATTTTTTAAAGAGCAAAGTTGATGGACTACGACCTTCTGAGTTGCTGAATTTAAGAATTGCATAGGATCCTTCAAAATAATCACCAAAGACATCTACTATGTTACCAGCATACAATGTTTAACTTTGTATTTCACAACTTAATGCTTGTAGCACAGCAATGGAGATATTGCCTGCCTGGCTGTCTGATATGCTGGTTAAAAGATTTACTTGCCATGGAAGCTAGAATACCCAAGATATGACCTTATCTAAAGACAATTGATTGGGACATCAAAAAAAGCCACTTAAGTTCAGTCATATTTGGGAATCAAGTGTCTACTTGAATCATTTTACAGCTCTTAGACTCATCCAGTATCAAACTGAGGATAAGGAGCACAGAGCAAAAAAACATAGAGCCAAAGGGGTTGGAGTAGTGCATCTGCAGTGGCTGCGATGCAGATAATTATGGTTTGATTCTTAGATGTCACTCTCTGCACTGAAGGCATAGAACTGACCCAAACAACTTTACTTTTATCCTCTCAATGGGGTTCAGTTCCAGATTTCCTTTAAAGTTCAAACTTGTTcggagaaaaaaaatatctaatgGAAAGTTTAGTACCATGATAAACTTTTGTCGCATAAAACATGAAATAACTGATAACCTCTGGTCAAAGTTTAAACCCCCATATATTTTCCTGCTGCATGTAAAGCAAAacagaatttgaaaaaaaaaagaaaaaagaacaactgAATCTGGACAAGACATCATACCTTCTCAACAGGAGTTGATTGTGGAGGAAGATTCTGCGTGATCACTCTCATCAAAATATCCTTCGAGCTGTTTGAGCAAATTAAATTACAGGAAATGGATCGTAAAAGAGCTTTATgcttagaaagaaaaacagaataaTGACCCAAAGACAGTAAATTGGTAAAAGTGTGTACGTTAGTATCCCCTGTGGCTTGTTCCCAACTGTAACAATTGCTGAGCTCGCATGGAGTTCAAGCATCTTCTTAGTTGCAGTTAACACTGAGTCCGTTGGAGACACTGTAGCTACTCTGGAAACACGAAGCCAATTGATCAGTTCAAGAGCTCAAGCCAAAGGCCATACTTTAAAACTGCATTGAAAAAGAAGCCCAATGGAATATTACCTACTTTGTTTTCTCACTGATAATTGTTGATAGAGAAGGTCTGAACATCCGCTCTCTTAGCGTCTCCAAGAAAGTGTTAGGACCTGCACATTAAGAATGTGTTTGAATGCCAGGATATTAAATCCACAGATCTAGTGTGGCGAATTCACACCAAgatccatggttcatcaaattGAGGATCTGAGATGGACAACTGGACATGAGATCCACATCCGCTCTTTTACATTGAAAAGGCTGATCTGAGACCGAAAGAGAGCAGGGTCTCGTCTCAAGTAAGATCACACTCAGGTAACCAAACACCTGCTAACAGATAAGCTTGGTCTTACATAGATCACTAAGGGGTGCAACAGCATATAGAATTCTTGACTTCAGTCAGCTCAATAATGACAAATCAAATTTGTGTTATCATACAGCCTAAAATATCAAATAGGAAAAGTAAATACACTCAATGGTATATCTTCAAATACCAGAAATAGTCGTTCCCCATTGTTTTTCTACTCCTTCTACAGCCGCTGCAATGGCTTTCCCTTTCTCCACTGCCCTTTCCATCCGTGCAATAGCATCATATAGGCACTTTGCAATGTCGAGCAATGCAATCAcctcaccattttcaacaaCAGGCAAGTGCCGGAATTTTCCTGAAGCAGACATAAAGAACAGATAAGtacaatatttttcattattagCTTAGTCTTGGTCAGAAGAGAGGATTAATAAGCAGAACCAGTGATGGCACTTGGTCCGGTACACTAAACAAATCTTGCCACTTACCAATAATACACAGTTCTGATCACTTGCAGCAAGACCAAGCGATTTGAACAATATTTCCAAATTACAGCATATAACTAAATGTGGTTTAGTCCATTACTCACCTTGTACCATTTTCTGTAATGCTTCAACAGACAGTGTATCTGAAAGAACAAATACAGGGTTTCTCGTCATGACTTTTGCAACTGTAGTTTCCTCAAGGTTAAGCCCTGCCGCAACCACCCTTATGGCTATATCCTACAAAGGCAAAAGTGGTGTTTTAAAATGTCAAGgcagaaaattaaacaaagaaattagAGTTTAACTATTATCAACCTTATCTGTCAATATCCCACAGAGCAAGGCGTTTGAATCAGTCACTAATATAGCATCAACTCTACGAGCAGCCATGCGGCGGCATGCTTCATAAACAGTTGTGCTATCAGGAACAGTAAGAGCCTTAGACATTCGAAGCCGCTTCACTGTCCTTTCCCCAGCAGGTACTctgatgaacatttttttaaaagagagaagtTA
This window of the Nymphaea colorata isolate Beijing-Zhang1983 chromosome 2, ASM883128v2, whole genome shotgun sequence genome carries:
- the LOC116248090 gene encoding CBS domain-containing protein CBSCBSPB5-like, with translation MESGGAGHVGPLRKSVTKKKSTENGGNDHGRRSSVSSRSAVPAGERTVKRLRMSKALTVPDSTTVYEACRRMAARRVDAILVTDSNALLCGILTDKDIAIRVVAAGLNLEETTVAKVMTRNPVFVLSDTLSVEALQKMVQGKFRHLPVVENGEVIALLDIAKCLYDAIARMERAVEKGKAIAAAVEGVEKQWGTTISGPNTFLETLRERMFRPSLSTIISEKTKVATVSPTDSVLTATKKMLELHASSAIVTVGNKPQGILTSKDILMRVITQNLPPQSTPVEKVMTPNPECATVDTPIVDALHVMHDGKFLHLPVVDRDGLVVAVIDVIQITHAAISTIGTTGVVGSETTSTMMQKFWDSAMSMGDDEDTRSEGSATARQTSEGTETGRLGYMSELGNTFGFKLEDKRGRMHRFNCDTGSMTELIACIIQRVGDDIDRNHLPQIMYEDEEHDKVVLATDSDLAAAVEHARVAGLKGLRLYLDYSGSGGNSETTQLKSGGSGNLELARKDAWATAYSTVAAGAALIAGLGVMAYLRRANS